One window of the Candidatus Edwardsbacteria bacterium RifOxyA12_full_54_48 genome contains the following:
- a CDS encoding phosphoserine transaminase, with protein sequence MAKRVYNFSAGPGMLPEAVLKKAAEEMLDYQGSGMSVMEMSHRSKVYQSIIDGAEKAIRDLMNIPANYKVLFLQGGASTQFAMIPLNLLKKSNKADYVNTGEWASKAIAEAKRYGDIKVVASSEPEVFNHLPELDPKEFRPDADYFHMTTNNTIFGTSWKKYPDTKGVPLVVDMSSDILSKVVDISQFALVYAGAQKNMGPAGVTVVIIRDDMIDFSKPETPTMLKYKTHVDGASMYNTPPCFAVYMVKLVCEHVLALGGVAAMEKINNQKAGLLYEVLDNSKLFKCHVQKKEDRSLMNIPFRTPSEELDKKFLAEAAKEGLTTLSGHRKTGGMRASIYNAMPLEGVEKLVEFIKKFEKANS encoded by the coding sequence ATGGCAAAGAGGGTCTACAACTTTTCGGCCGGTCCGGGAATGCTGCCCGAGGCGGTGCTGAAGAAAGCCGCCGAGGAAATGCTGGACTACCAGGGCTCGGGAATGTCGGTAATGGAAATGAGCCATCGCTCCAAGGTCTACCAGTCCATAATCGACGGCGCCGAGAAGGCGATACGAGATCTGATGAACATTCCGGCCAATTACAAGGTGCTGTTCCTGCAGGGCGGGGCCTCCACCCAGTTCGCCATGATCCCCCTGAACCTGCTGAAGAAATCCAACAAGGCCGACTATGTCAACACCGGGGAATGGGCCAGCAAGGCCATCGCCGAGGCCAAGCGCTACGGCGACATCAAGGTGGTGGCCAGCTCCGAGCCGGAGGTGTTCAACCACCTGCCGGAACTCGATCCCAAGGAGTTCCGCCCCGACGCCGACTATTTCCATATGACCACCAACAACACCATCTTCGGAACCTCCTGGAAGAAATACCCCGACACCAAGGGCGTCCCGCTGGTGGTGGACATGTCCTCGGACATCCTGTCAAAGGTGGTGGACATCAGCCAGTTCGCCCTGGTCTATGCCGGGGCCCAGAAGAACATGGGTCCGGCCGGGGTGACCGTGGTCATCATCCGGGACGACATGATCGACTTCTCCAAGCCCGAGACCCCCACCATGCTGAAGTACAAGACCCACGTGGACGGCGCCTCGATGTACAACACCCCGCCCTGCTTTGCGGTCTACATGGTCAAGCTGGTGTGCGAGCATGTGCTGGCCCTGGGCGGTGTGGCGGCCATGGAGAAGATCAACAATCAGAAAGCCGGCCTGCTTTATGAGGTTCTAGACAATTCCAAGCTTTTCAAGTGCCATGTCCAGAAGAAGGAGGACCGCTCCCTGATGAATATCCCCTTCCGGACCCCGTCCGAGGAATTGGACAAGAAGTTCCTGGCCGAGGCCGCCAAGGAGGGACTGACCACCCTCAGCGGGCACCGCAAGACCGGCGGGATGCGGGCCAGCATCTACAACGCCATGCCGCTGGAGGGGGTGGAGAAGCTGGTGGAGTTCATCAAGAAGTTTGAAAAGGCAAATTCCTAG
- a CDS encoding 3-phosphoglycerate dehydrogenase, whose amino-acid sequence MSKKVLLATEKPFAKAAVEGISKIFAQAGYELVKLEKYTDKADLLKAAADVDAMIIRSDKADAAVIEAGKNLKVIVRAGAGYDNIDLAAASAKGICAMNTPGQNSNAVAELALGMMVFLARNKFTEGNGSELRGKKLGIHAYGNVGRLVAGIAKGFGMEICAFDPFVEKAKMEAEGVKVFDKMEDLYSQCDYVSLHIPANDQTKKSINYDLLAKMKKGAALINTARKEVIDEEGLKKAMAEREDLKYATDIAPDCHAEIAEKLGNRYHATKKKMGAETSEANINAGLAAANQIVKFLEQGDRTFQVNK is encoded by the coding sequence ATGTCCAAGAAGGTATTATTGGCCACCGAAAAGCCCTTCGCCAAGGCGGCGGTGGAAGGTATCTCCAAGATATTCGCCCAGGCCGGCTACGAGCTGGTCAAGCTGGAAAAATACACCGACAAGGCCGACCTGCTCAAGGCCGCGGCCGACGTGGACGCCATGATCATCCGCTCGGACAAGGCCGATGCCGCGGTGATCGAGGCCGGCAAGAACCTGAAGGTCATCGTCCGGGCCGGGGCCGGCTACGACAACATCGATCTGGCGGCGGCCAGCGCCAAGGGGATCTGCGCCATGAACACCCCGGGGCAGAACTCCAACGCGGTGGCCGAACTGGCCCTGGGAATGATGGTCTTCCTGGCCCGCAACAAATTCACCGAGGGCAACGGCTCGGAGCTGAGGGGCAAAAAGCTGGGCATCCACGCCTATGGCAACGTGGGCAGGCTGGTGGCCGGCATCGCCAAGGGCTTTGGCATGGAGATCTGCGCCTTCGATCCCTTCGTGGAAAAGGCCAAGATGGAGGCCGAGGGGGTCAAGGTCTTTGATAAGATGGAGGACCTCTATTCCCAGTGCGATTATGTCTCCCTGCACATACCGGCCAACGACCAGACCAAAAAGTCCATCAATTATGATCTGCTGGCCAAGATGAAGAAGGGTGCGGCCCTGATCAACACCGCCCGCAAGGAAGTGATCGACGAGGAGGGCCTGAAGAAGGCCATGGCCGAGCGGGAGGACCTGAAATACGCCACCGACATCGCACCGGACTGCCACGCCGAGATCGCAGAGAAGCTGGGCAACCGCTATCACGCCACCAAGAAGAAGATGGGGGCCGAGACCTCGGAGGCCAACATCAACGCCGGGCTGGCGGCCGCCAACCAGATCGTCAAGTTTTTGGAGCAGGGCGATAGGACCTTCCAGGTGAACAAATAA
- a CDS encoding amidophosphoribosyltransferase, translating to MGGFFGNISKADCVRDLFYGTDYHSHLGTKRGGMAVLTPGGFTRKIHNIEADYFRAKFEPELGRFSGNSGIGIISDFDAQPLIIKSHLGEFGIVTVGKMSNLTELEDRAFKSHQHFSETGGKGTSPTELAAMLISEGKTFEEGLVNLQSLIKGSCSVLLLTGQGIYAARDRLGRTPVVLGRKDGAWAAASESSSFHNLGYSIERDLGPGEIVLITADGCAQKAKPGDKMQICSFLWVYYGYPSSNYQGINVEQCRYKCGAFLARDDDAKIDYVAGIPDSGVGYAIGYSNGKQIPYMRPLVKYTPTWPRSFMPQNQATRNLVAKMKLIPNQQIIRDKSIAFCEDSIVRGTQLQDNVQVIYDFGAREVHMRVACPTLLFSCDFLNFSTSHSILDLAGRRAIKELEGADDKHLAEYALNGSERNAAMTEKIRQRLKLSTLKYQRMDDLVNAIGLPKEDLCTHCWDNSSYS from the coding sequence ATGGGCGGATTTTTCGGAAATATTTCAAAGGCCGATTGTGTCCGGGATCTTTTTTACGGCACGGATTACCATTCCCATCTGGGCACCAAAAGAGGAGGGATGGCGGTCCTCACTCCCGGGGGTTTTACCAGGAAAATCCACAACATAGAGGCCGATTATTTCAGGGCGAAATTCGAACCGGAACTGGGTAGATTCAGCGGCAACAGCGGCATCGGAATCATCAGCGATTTCGACGCCCAGCCGCTGATAATAAAATCACACCTGGGGGAATTCGGCATCGTCACGGTCGGGAAAATGAGCAATTTAACCGAGCTGGAAGACCGGGCCTTTAAAAGCCACCAGCATTTCTCCGAAACAGGCGGCAAGGGAACCAGCCCTACGGAGCTGGCGGCCATGCTGATATCCGAGGGAAAAACTTTTGAAGAAGGGCTGGTCAACCTGCAATCCCTGATCAAGGGTTCATGTTCGGTTCTGCTGCTGACCGGCCAGGGCATCTATGCCGCCCGGGACAGATTGGGCAGGACCCCGGTCGTATTGGGCAGAAAGGACGGGGCCTGGGCCGCGGCTTCGGAATCCAGCTCCTTTCATAATCTGGGATACAGCATCGAAAGGGACCTGGGCCCCGGGGAAATTGTTTTGATAACGGCAGACGGCTGTGCCCAAAAGGCGAAGCCGGGCGATAAAATGCAGATCTGCTCGTTCCTCTGGGTGTATTACGGCTACCCCAGCTCGAACTACCAGGGGATCAACGTTGAACAGTGCCGATACAAATGCGGCGCCTTTCTGGCCCGGGATGATGACGCAAAAATCGATTACGTTGCCGGCATCCCTGATTCCGGGGTGGGCTATGCCATAGGATATTCCAACGGGAAACAGATCCCCTATATGCGCCCCTTGGTAAAATACACCCCGACCTGGCCCAGGAGTTTTATGCCCCAGAACCAGGCCACCAGGAACCTGGTGGCCAAGATGAAGCTGATCCCCAATCAGCAGATCATCAGGGATAAAAGCATTGCCTTCTGCGAGGACTCCATAGTCAGGGGGACCCAGCTGCAGGACAACGTTCAGGTTATTTATGATTTCGGGGCCCGGGAAGTGCATATGAGAGTGGCCTGCCCGACCTTGCTTTTCTCGTGCGATTTCCTGAATTTCTCCACATCCCATTCCATCCTGGATCTGGCCGGCAGAAGGGCGATTAAGGAACTGGAGGGGGCCGATGACAAACACCTCGCTGAATATGCATTGAATGGCTCGGAAAGAAATGCCGCCATGACGGAGAAAATACGGCAGCGTTTAAAGCTGAGCACCCTGAAATACCAGAGGATGGATGACCTGGTCAACGCCATCGGGCTTCCCAAAGAGGACCTTTGCACCCACTGCTGGGATAATAGCAGCTATTCTTGA
- a CDS encoding amidophosphoribosyltransferase, whose amino-acid sequence MCGVCGVYNFDKASEMLYLGIFALQHRGQDNAGMAVWDGREVRIHKDKGLVFDIFKPEVLAALPGRVAIGHTRYPTAGDSSLVNAQPHHADTRDGRMVIVSNGDVTNMLEQTRYLKSQGFTPYGSNDAEVIVASIACYYEQSGDVARAIEMMMDNVQGSYSAILLFRGDMYVFRDPLGIRPLSLGKSGEGMVFASESCAIETMGGSYQRDIEPGELFIVKPGGTESRRLKKMPSYKHCVFEHIYFSRPDSVVYGESVAQKRFMFGQKLAQESRVLSEFVMPVPDSSNNAALGYADQAGIPFKLALIRSHYIGRTFIGSSQAIRDFAVKLKFNPVKSLIRGKKVGVVDDSIVRGTTSRKLMKFIREAGAEEIHFRIASPPIKHPCFYGVDTPRRHELIASSQSEEQIKEFVGADTLCYLSLEGLKSCLKEPENYCYACLDGRYPIDPPPDK is encoded by the coding sequence ATGTGCGGAGTTTGCGGGGTCTATAATTTCGACAAGGCTTCCGAGATGCTGTACCTGGGAATTTTTGCCCTGCAGCACCGGGGGCAGGACAACGCCGGGATGGCGGTCTGGGACGGCCGGGAGGTGAGGATCCACAAGGACAAGGGGCTGGTGTTCGACATCTTCAAGCCCGAGGTGCTGGCCGCCCTGCCGGGCCGGGTGGCCATCGGCCATACCCGGTACCCCACCGCCGGGGACAGCTCCCTGGTCAACGCCCAGCCCCATCATGCCGACACCAGGGACGGCCGGATGGTGATCGTCTCCAACGGCGACGTCACCAACATGCTGGAGCAGACCCGCTACCTTAAATCCCAGGGATTCACCCCCTATGGCTCCAACGATGCCGAGGTGATCGTGGCCTCGATCGCCTGCTATTACGAACAGAGCGGGGATGTCGCCCGGGCCATAGAGATGATGATGGACAATGTCCAGGGCAGCTATTCGGCCATTTTACTGTTCCGGGGTGATATGTACGTCTTCCGGGACCCCCTGGGCATCCGGCCGCTTTCCCTGGGGAAATCAGGCGAAGGAATGGTATTCGCCTCGGAGAGCTGCGCCATCGAGACCATGGGGGGCAGCTACCAGCGGGACATCGAGCCGGGAGAGCTGTTCATCGTCAAACCCGGCGGCACCGAGAGCCGGAGGCTTAAAAAGATGCCCAGCTACAAACACTGCGTGTTCGAGCACATATATTTTTCCCGCCCGGACAGCGTGGTCTACGGCGAGAGCGTGGCCCAGAAACGGTTCATGTTCGGCCAGAAACTGGCCCAGGAGAGCCGGGTGCTGTCGGAATTCGTGATGCCGGTGCCGGACTCCTCCAATAATGCCGCCCTGGGCTATGCCGACCAGGCGGGGATCCCCTTCAAGCTGGCCCTGATCCGCAGCCATTACATCGGCCGGACCTTCATCGGCTCCTCCCAGGCCATCCGGGATTTCGCCGTCAAGCTCAAGTTCAACCCGGTCAAGAGCCTGATCCGGGGCAAGAAGGTGGGGGTGGTGGATGATTCCATCGTCCGGGGCACCACCTCCAGGAAACTGATGAAGTTCATCCGGGAGGCCGGGGCGGAGGAGATCCACTTCCGGATAGCCTCGCCGCCCATAAAACATCCCTGCTTTTACGGGGTGGATACCCCCCGAAGGCACGAATTGATAGCCTCATCCCAGTCGGAGGAGCAGATAAAAGAGTTCGTGGGGGCGGATACCCTTTGTTACCTGTCCCTGGAGGGCCTGAAATCATGCCTGAAGGAGCCGGAGAACTACTGTTATGCCTGCTTGGACGGCCGTTATCCCATCGACCCGCCGCCCGACAAATAG
- a CDS encoding ribosome biogenesis GTPase Der, producing MSNPTVAIIGRPNVGKSTLFNRILKRKLAIVDDRPGVTRDRNYALADWNGREFYLIDTGGLVPNTEDRMEKSIKHQVEIALEEADVLLMVVDRQTGITDIDYHVAKLIRQFGKPYLLLVNKVDDQKHEGDSYEFMKLGLGEPLLIAAGPGRAIGDMLDKVVEMLPRNRVAPLDPSTIKVAVLGKPNVGKSSLINAITGEERVIVDSVPGTTRDSVDTIFEWRNQKYMLIDTAGLRRKSRVKDSLEFYTTLRTEKSLERADVGVLVLDSSEGLSHLDLTLASMLEHSNKAVMVVINKWDLQKDPNKANYLGWLKEQMPFLNFAEFVFTSATEEQGMPQLLQTVISVFYLWRKNVEPEALARAFDQAVEKNRPPSIKGKRIDLYSITQTDVAPPRFLIKASEPELVAPNYQKYLHKQLHEGLGLKGTPIRLMFKRSKPPADWSERNYVDYGGRPRYHSSKGED from the coding sequence ATGTCTAACCCAACCGTGGCCATCATCGGCCGCCCCAACGTGGGCAAATCCACCCTGTTCAACCGGATCCTCAAACGCAAGCTGGCCATCGTGGACGACCGGCCCGGCGTCACCCGGGACCGCAACTACGCCCTGGCAGACTGGAACGGCCGGGAGTTCTACCTGATCGATACCGGCGGACTGGTGCCCAACACCGAGGACCGGATGGAGAAGTCCATTAAACATCAGGTGGAGATAGCCCTGGAGGAGGCCGATGTGCTGCTGATGGTGGTGGACCGCCAGACCGGGATCACCGATATCGATTACCATGTGGCCAAGCTGATCCGCCAATTCGGCAAGCCGTATCTGCTGCTGGTCAACAAGGTGGACGACCAGAAGCACGAGGGCGATTCCTACGAATTCATGAAGCTGGGCCTGGGGGAGCCGCTGCTGATAGCGGCCGGACCGGGCCGGGCCATCGGCGACATGCTGGACAAGGTGGTGGAGATGCTGCCCAGAAACAGGGTCGCTCCCCTGGACCCGTCCACCATTAAAGTTGCGGTGCTGGGAAAACCCAACGTGGGCAAATCTTCCCTGATCAACGCCATCACCGGGGAGGAGAGGGTGATCGTGGACTCGGTGCCCGGCACCACCCGGGATTCGGTGGACACCATCTTCGAGTGGCGCAACCAGAAATACATGCTGATCGACACCGCCGGATTGCGAAGGAAAAGCCGGGTCAAGGATTCCCTGGAGTTCTACACCACCCTCAGGACCGAAAAAAGCCTGGAACGGGCCGACGTGGGGGTGCTGGTGCTGGACAGCTCCGAAGGGCTGTCCCATCTGGACCTGACCCTGGCTTCGATGCTGGAACACTCCAACAAGGCGGTGATGGTTGTGATAAACAAATGGGACCTCCAGAAGGACCCCAACAAGGCCAATTATCTGGGCTGGCTTAAGGAGCAGATGCCTTTTTTAAATTTTGCCGAGTTCGTTTTTACCTCGGCCACCGAGGAGCAGGGGATGCCTCAGCTGCTGCAGACCGTGATCTCGGTCTTCTATCTGTGGCGGAAAAATGTCGAGCCGGAGGCCCTGGCCCGGGCCTTCGACCAGGCGGTGGAGAAGAACCGGCCGCCCAGCATCAAGGGCAAGAGGATAGACCTGTACTCCATAACCCAGACCGACGTGGCCCCGCCCCGCTTCCTGATCAAGGCCTCCGAGCCGGAGCTGGTGGCGCCCAATTACCAGAAGTACCTCCACAAGCAGCTTCATGAGGGCCTGGGATTAAAAGGGACGCCCATCCGGCTGATGTTCAAGCGTTCCAAGCCGCCGGCCGACTGGAGCGAACGAAACTATGTGGATTACGGCGGCCGGCCGAGATACCATTCCTCCAAGGGGGAAGACTGA
- a CDS encoding acyl-phosphate glycerol 3-phosphate acyltransferase: MKVDDQVLIKICYIVSAYLAGGVPFGFLAGKVFKKIDIREHGSRNLGATNVFRVVGKGPGLAVYLLDALKGFTPVLISKMVWPSASIPGQWFYIAVGLAAILGHVFTPYLRFKGGKGVATASGVLLALEPAATLIALAAFIAALSAFGYVSLGSIIASLIFPMSAAVIRIVQNQNPLVPIVALGWLITILIMLTHKKNIIRLLNGTENKFRFKKDKLPSDNK; encoded by the coding sequence ATGAAGGTTGATGATCAAGTGCTGATAAAAATATGTTATATCGTATCGGCCTATCTGGCCGGGGGCGTCCCTTTCGGTTTTCTGGCCGGGAAGGTTTTCAAGAAGATCGATATCCGGGAGCACGGCAGCCGGAACCTGGGAGCCACAAATGTCTTCCGGGTGGTGGGGAAGGGGCCGGGGCTGGCGGTGTATCTTCTGGATGCCCTCAAGGGCTTTACCCCGGTGCTGATATCAAAGATGGTCTGGCCCAGCGCCAGCATTCCCGGCCAATGGTTCTATATCGCAGTGGGGCTGGCGGCCATTCTGGGGCATGTGTTCACCCCTTATCTCAGATTCAAGGGCGGGAAAGGGGTGGCCACCGCCTCCGGAGTCCTTCTGGCCCTGGAGCCGGCGGCCACCTTGATCGCTTTGGCCGCCTTCATCGCCGCATTATCGGCCTTCGGTTATGTTTCGCTGGGATCCATAATTGCCTCCCTGATCTTTCCCATGTCGGCCGCGGTGATCAGAATCGTGCAGAACCAAAATCCCCTGGTTCCCATCGTGGCCCTGGGGTGGTTGATCACGATATTGATAATGCTGACCCATAAGAAAAACATCATCCGGCTGCTCAACGGAACGGAAAATAAGTTCCGTTTCAAAAAAGATAAATTGCCATCGGACAATAAATGA